From the Phyllopteryx taeniolatus isolate TA_2022b chromosome 16, UOR_Ptae_1.2, whole genome shotgun sequence genome, one window contains:
- the tlcd4b gene encoding TLC domain-containing protein 4-B isoform X1: protein MEMRELTVVAGSFVGFQLLFSAASPLLSSAISPSYGSLPPTKHTEWNSRLVSTVHALIVGFFCLYILCFDEAVNANPVWGDPSMVKLNVAITCGYLLYDLLLLACNWSTMGDRFFVCHHLAALYAYGYVLTRGVLPYFANFRLISELSTPFVNQRWFFEALKYPRSNRMVVVNGVAMTVVFFLVRIAVMPSYWASVFSTFGTEDFERLGSGAQIAWISSCVALDILNTIWMFKITRGCYKVMAGSKAQKDQERVEASTCSHKKKHANNHTD from the exons ATGGAGATGAGAGAGTTGACTGTGGTAGCTGGTAGCTTTGTGGGTTTCCAGCTGCTCTTCTCTGCGGCCAGTCCTTTACTCTCTTCAGCCATCTCACCAAGTTATGGATCGTTGCCTCCCACTAAGCATACTGAGTGGAACTCCAG GTTGGTGTCAACCGTTCACGCTCTGATAGTGGGATTCTTTTGTTTGTACATCCTATGCTTCGATGAGGCGGTCAACGCCAATCCTGTCTG GGGGGACCCCAGTATGGTCAAATTAAATGTAGCCATAACCTGTGGCTACCTACTGTATG ATTTGTTGCTGCTTGCATGTAATTGGAGCACTATGGGGGACAGATTTTTTGTCTGTCACCACTTGGCGGCGCTCTATGCATATGGATATGTGCTG ACTCGCGGCGTGCTGCCCTACTTTGCCAACTTTCGTCTCATTTCAGAACTATCCACACCCTTTGTGAACCAAAG GTGGTTCTTTGAAGCATTAAAATACCCCCGCTCAAACAGGATGGTGGTCGTAAATGGTGTCGCGATGACAGTGGTCTTCTTCCTGGTGCGCATTGCTGTCATGCCATCCTACTGGGCAAGTGTATTTTCCACATTTGGCACCGAAGACTTTGAGCGCCTGGGCTCGGGTGCCCAGATAGCTTGGATCAGCTCCTGCGTAGCCCTTGATATCTTGAACACTATCTGGATGTTCAAGATCACTCGAGGCTGCTACAAGGTAATGGCCGGATCGAAAGCTCAGAAGGATCAAGAGAGAGTGGAGGCGTCGACCTGCTCGCACAAGAAAAAGCATGCCAACAACCACACAGACTAA
- the tlcd4b gene encoding TLC domain-containing protein 4-B isoform X2: MIFIFLTFLPLIVRPDLVDMYTIPFCQLYFNIPPFLDLLLLACNWSTMGDRFFVCHHLAALYAYGYVLTRGVLPYFANFRLISELSTPFVNQRWFFEALKYPRSNRMVVVNGVAMTVVFFLVRIAVMPSYWASVFSTFGTEDFERLGSGAQIAWISSCVALDILNTIWMFKITRGCYKVMAGSKAQKDQERVEASTCSHKKKHANNHTD; this comes from the exons atgatattcatatttttaaccTTTCTGCCACTGATAGTTCGTCCTGATTTGGTGGATATGTACACAATACCATTTTGTCAGCTCTATTTTAATATCCCACCTTTTCTAGATTTGTTGCTGCTTGCATGTAATTGGAGCACTATGGGGGACAGATTTTTTGTCTGTCACCACTTGGCGGCGCTCTATGCATATGGATATGTGCTG ACTCGCGGCGTGCTGCCCTACTTTGCCAACTTTCGTCTCATTTCAGAACTATCCACACCCTTTGTGAACCAAAG GTGGTTCTTTGAAGCATTAAAATACCCCCGCTCAAACAGGATGGTGGTCGTAAATGGTGTCGCGATGACAGTGGTCTTCTTCCTGGTGCGCATTGCTGTCATGCCATCCTACTGGGCAAGTGTATTTTCCACATTTGGCACCGAAGACTTTGAGCGCCTGGGCTCGGGTGCCCAGATAGCTTGGATCAGCTCCTGCGTAGCCCTTGATATCTTGAACACTATCTGGATGTTCAAGATCACTCGAGGCTGCTACAAGGTAATGGCCGGATCGAAAGCTCAGAAGGATCAAGAGAGAGTGGAGGCGTCGACCTGCTCGCACAAGAAAAAGCATGCCAACAACCACACAGACTAA